One stretch of Commensalibacter melissae DNA includes these proteins:
- a CDS encoding EcsC family protein, which translates to MNTRDIEKKTNLMVKTLDWAYNNSINGFQTFVSAQNLGESYLKNSNYNKLDAINSLIRWQNSKAATSGFLSNMGGLITLPLAVPANIASVIYIQLRMVTAIACINKFDPKQDEVRTLCYTCLTGSSISEIFKKAGVQITQKLTISTIQKYITREMLKTINQAVGFRLITKAGSTGIINLTKIVPFVGGIVGGSFDAFTTNTIGNFARDMFYNQDPSLIISNNENNSTMIMKK; encoded by the coding sequence ATGAATACTCGTGATATTGAAAAAAAGACAAATTTAATGGTTAAAACCCTTGATTGGGCATACAATAATTCAATAAATGGATTCCAAACTTTTGTAAGTGCTCAAAATTTAGGTGAATCGTATTTAAAAAATAGTAATTATAACAAATTAGATGCTATTAACAGTCTCATTAGATGGCAAAATTCTAAAGCAGCCACTTCTGGTTTTTTATCAAACATGGGTGGCCTTATAACCTTACCGTTAGCCGTACCAGCCAATATAGCCTCTGTTATATATATACAATTACGCATGGTAACAGCTATTGCATGCATAAATAAATTTGATCCCAAACAAGATGAAGTTAGAACTTTATGTTATACATGTCTTACAGGTAGTAGTATTTCTGAAATTTTCAAAAAAGCTGGAGTTCAAATCACACAGAAACTCACAATTTCTACAATACAAAAATATATAACACGTGAAATGCTTAAAACTATTAACCAAGCAGTAGGTTTTCGATTGATAACCAAAGCAGGATCAACTGGAATTATAAATTTGACAAAAATTGTTCCATTTGTTGGAGGGATAGTAGGAGGATCGTTCGACGCCTTTACAACAAATACAATTGGCAATTTTGCAAGGGATATGTTTTATAATCAAGATCCTAGCTTAATAATATCCAATAATGAAAATAATTCCACAATGATTATGAAAAAATAA